The Deinococcus ruber DNA window CGAGAGCCTGCGCCCGATGAAGGTGGGCGAACTGACCGGCATCCAGACGCAGGGCGGCAAACAGATCCGCATGTACCTGCTGTCCAGTCCGCTGCTGCCCGACGTATTCCGCGACAATCCGGCGCTGGCGACGCGCCGGGCTATCGAGGGCGCACGGCTGGCGCAGGAACTGGGCGCGTCGGTCTTCGGACTGGGGGCGTTCTGGAGCGTGGTGGGCAACAAGGGCCTGGACGTGCAGGCCGCCGTGCCCACCATCGCGGTGACCAACGGCGGCGCGTACACCAGCGGCACCATCAAGGCCGCCATTCCCGGCATCCTGAAGCACTTCGCAGACACCGGGCGCGATCTGAAACAGGCCACCGCAGCGGTGGTCGGCGCAAACGGCGTGGTGGCCTTCGGCATCGCCCGCACCATCGCGCCGCAGGTGGCCCGCATCATCATGGTGGGCCGCGACCTTGAGCGGCTGGAACGCAGTGCGGGCACCCTGCGCCGCGCCAATCCGAGCACCGAGATCGTGACCACCACCAGTTACGACTCGCTGAGAGACGCCGAACTGATCTTCACGGCCACCAGTGATCCCAACCCGGTGATCTTTCCGCAGCACGTCAAACCCGGCACCTGGATCTTCGACGAGGGCCGCCCCGCCGACGTGGATGAGAGCGTGGAGCGGATCGAGGGTGTGCGCGTGATTCCCGGCGGCGTGGTGCGCCCACCCGGCAACATGAAAACCCGCCTCGACATCAAGTTCGGCGAGGGCGCGGTTCCGGCCTGCCTTGCCGAAACCCTGATCATCGCCGCGACGGGCGAATACGAACGCAAGAGCCTGGGCGCACAGACGCTGACCGAAAACATCAATTTCTTCGTGGAGCAGGCGGAAAAGCTGGGCTTTACAGTCGTGGACTGAAACGGCCCGTGTGGGCCACTGCCACAGACCAAGGCGGTACAATACCTGACCGTGAACACATTTGAAGTCCAAGTGGGCAGTGTCAAGCGCGTCCTGCCTATCGTCGAAGTTGCTCCCGGCGTGTCGATTGCGCTGTTCAACATGCTGGGTGACACCGAAGTGACCGAGGCCGCCGGGGCCGAACTGGCACGGCTGCTGCCCGCCGACATCGATGTACTGGTCACGCCCGAAGTCAAGGCGCTGTCGCTAGCGCATGTCCTCAGCCGCGAGAGTGGCAAGCCCTACATCGTCATTCGCAAGACCCAGAAGCCGTACATGGTCAATCCGGTGGCCCGCGAAGTCATCAGCATCACCACCGGCAAACCGCAACTGCTGGTGCTGGACGGCATGGACGTGGAAAAGATTCGCGGCAAGAAGGTCGCCATCGTAGACGACGTGGTGAGCAGCGGCGGCACACTCGCCTCGCTGCGCCAGATTATCGAGGGCGTGGGCGGCGAAGTCGCGGCAGTGGTCGCGGTCTTTACCGAGGGCCAGGAAAGGCCGGAAGTGACCGCGCTTGGGCATCTGCCGCTGTTCAAATAACGCTGAGAACGACGAATAAAGGGAAGGGTCTGAGAAAGCGAACTGCTGCTCTCAGACCCTTCCCTTTGGCACTTCAGCAGCACCCAGTTTTTTTATTGGCCCGAACCCACCCGTACCACTGCCCGCACGAGCAGGTTGGGAAAACGCGTCACGCCGGTGCCGAGCGCCTGTGCCCAGCGCTGATCCAGGGCGCGTATCTCGACCTTGCCACTGCCTGCCTGCGACAGATCGGTAAAGCCGTAATAGCCGTTGGCGTCGGTGGCCGTGGTGGCGAGCAGAGTTCCCGCCGCGTCGTAGGCGCTGACCCGCAGCCCTCCCACCTGCACAGCACCGACCACCCGGCCCAGCACACCGTGACGCACGGGGGCGGCCATGTTCCAGGCGAGCGGCTGGCCCAGCACTGCGCCGGGGGCAGTCAGAGCGGATTGCAGGGCACTGAACCCCTGCGGCTGCGTCTGCGCGGTGCTGTAGACGCCTGCGGTGGGCGTGCGGTACGAGTAACCGACCCAGCCCAGCCCCTGCACGGTGGCGCGGGCAGCCTGAGCAGCGGTCACACCGGGGGCATTCAGGTACATGGCCGTGCCTGCCGCCACCTCTTCGTCGCCCAGCCGCACAGAATCGGCAAAGGCGTTCCAGTGGTCGAACCACACTTCCTGACCGTTCACGCCGTCGCGCTTGTAATTCATCATCACGTTCACGTCGAGCAGCCCTTCCTGCATCCAGCCGGGCCAGTCCTGAAGCACTTCGGCATAGGTGCGGGTGTTCTGGAAGGCGGCGCGGTCGGCGGGGCCATCGCCATACACGATGGTCGCCGCGCTGATGAGCAGACCCGGCTTGAGTGCGCGGGATTCCAGCACGATGCGGCGGGTGAGTGCCGTCACCTGATCGCGTTTCCAGGTCTTCCAGTGCACGTCGCCGGGCGCGGGCGTGCCTTTCTGCCCGGTTTCGCTGCGGTAACGGGCGAGCGTGACCGGGCTGTATCCCCAGTCGCCGCCGTCGGGGTAGCGGATACGGTCGAGTTGCAGGCCGTCCAGGTCATAGTGTTTGACCAGATTCAGCGCCGAAGTCGCCATGTAGTCGGCTGCGCCGGGAATGCCCGGATCGAGCCAGGCATCCGAATTGTCGCGCCACGTTCCGTCGCTTCGGCGTGCCAGCCAGGACGTGCGCCCCGCATCCGGGCCATGCTGCGCGAACACCTGCGTCTTGCCTGCACTGGGCAGCGTCACGTTCCACGCACCGGTCACGCTGTACCACGCCAGCACCCGAATCCCACGTGCGTGCGCCAGCTTGATGATCTGGGCCAGCGGATCGAAATTTGGCGCGATGTCGGCAGCCGGGGGCACGCTTCCCAGGCGGCACAGGCAATCGGCGCGGCGGATCGCCTGCACGAACAGCGCGTTCACGCCCAGCGCGGCGGCATCGTCAACCGCCTGCTGCACCTGTTCCGGCGTCTTGAGACCCGGCCCGAAGGCGTCCATCCACAGGCCGCGCAACTTCGAGTTCGGGGCGGCAGACGGTGCAGGGTCAGCCGCCGCCGACTCTGTTGGGGCCACCTGCACCGGCACGCTGGGAACAGGCTGGCTGGGGGCAGATTCGGGCGGCAGCGCGGGTACCTGCACCGGCACAGGGGCGGCGGGGGCCGTCTCCTGAGATGCGGCGCTGGAGAGGAGGAGACAGGAAGCGGTCAGCAGCAGGCGGGAGCGGAAGCGGGGCATGAGGTGCGTGCAGGCTAGCGCAGCCGCCGGGAAGGGGGATGAGGGCAGAGCGGCTTACCAGCCCTCGATCTGCCGCCCCGCCTCGAAGGCCGCCACCCCCGCCGCCACCGACAGGTTCAGGCTGCGGCCTCCGCCCGGCTGCGGCAGCTTCAGCTTTGGCAGGGCGTCGCGCAGCCAGACGGGGAGGCCGCGCGATTCCGGCCCAAACAGCAGATAATCGCCGCGCACAAAGCCCGCCCGCGTGTGCAGGTCGGTCGCGTGGGTCGAGAAGGCCCATACGCGTGCGCCTGGGGCTAAAGTGCGCTGGAACGCCGTCCAGTTGGCGTATTCGTGCAGCGTCACGCCTTCCAGATAGTCCATGCCCGCCCGCCGAAGTTCCCGGTCAGACAGGTGGAAGCCGAACGGCCGGATCAGGTGGAGCTGTGCGCCCAGCACCGCGCACGTCCGGGCGATGTTGCCGACGTTGCCCGCCTTTTCCGGCTCGAACAACACCACATGCAGCAGGGGAACCGGGGCAGCAGGCTCAGTCATGGGCCGCCAGCAGCACCGTCACGCGCACCTGCACATGCGCCGGAGCCAGCCCCTCCGAGGTCTTGAACGACACGCCCACCGCCCCCTCGTCCAGCGCCAGCAGCGCCGCGACACTCTGCGCGATCTGCTGGCGCAGCGGCCCCAGCTTCGGGCGGTCGAGCGTGACCACCAGCGCCACGTTCTGCGGCAGGTAGCCGCGCTGCTGCACCAGTTCCAGGCAGCGCCGCACAATCACCCGCGAATCCAGGCCCGCGTGCGCCGGGTCGGTGTCGGGGAAATACTGACCGATATCGCCCAGCGCCAGCCCACTCAGCAGCGCGTCTGCAACGGCGTGCAGCACCGCGTCGCCGTCAGAGTGGGCCACTGCGCCCGCCGGGGCGTCCGGCACCTTCAGGCCGCCCAGCCACAGCTCACGGCCCGCCTCAAGGCGGTGGGCATCTTCGCCGTATCCGATACGAACACTCGACATGGGGCGAGTGTACAGGGCGAAATGATGGCGGGCAGCAGGCAGCGCCCCCGGTTGCCACCCGGACACGCCACGAAGACCGCCTGAATGCGAAATCTTAGACTTGGTTCATCTGGAGGGCTACCATAGAGGTATGACCATTGCTTCTACTCCAGCGCTGGAAGCGGCGCAGGCGTTGTTCAGCCCGCAGGCGATCACCGACCCGTATCCGCTGTATGCCCAGGCCCGGGCGCTGGGGCGGGAACTCGGCACCGACGGCCTGCTGCACGTACCGGAATGGAATATAACCCTGGTCTTCAGTCATGAGGTGGCGAGCGCCGTCTTCCGTTCGCCAGCGGCCCTGAGCGGCCAGGGGTTTGCCGGAGAGTCTGAAACCGCCTTTCCGGAAGCGATGCGGGTGCTGCGCCCGATGATGCTGTTTCATAACGGCCCCTCGCATACCCGGCTGCGGTCGCTGGCACAGGCGGCCTTCACGCCCAGGGTGGTGGCCCAGCAGCGCGAACTGGTGCAGACGCGGCTCGATAGGCTGCTGAAGGCCGCCGCAGACAACCCCGATTTCGACGCCGTGGAAGATCTGGCGGTGCCGCTTCCGGTGGGCGTCATCACCGAAATGCTGGGGCTGTCGGGCGACGACGAGGCCAAGTTCCGGCAGTGGTCGGGCAGCATTGCCGAGCTGCTGGGCGGCAACAACGAAAGTACCGTGATGGAGCGTGTGGAAGCCGACGCCATCGAGATGCGGCGCTATTTCCGGGGGCTGGCCGACGAGCTGCGGGCGCGTCCTCAGCCGGGCCTGCTGAGCGCGATGGCGGGCGTGGAAGACGGCGGCGAGCGGCTGAGCAGCGATGAACTGCTGGCAAACGCCGTGTTGCTGCTGGCGGCAGGCCACGAAACCACCACCAACCTGATCGCGTCGGGCATTCTGACGCTGGCACGGCAGCCGGACGCGTGGGCCGCCCTGAAAGAAAATCCCGAGCTGGCCCCCGGCATGACCGAGGAACTGCTGCGCGTGACCTCGCCCGTGCAGCGAACCGGGCGCGGGCTGGCACAGGATCTGGTGGTGGGCGGGCAGACGCTGAGGGCCGGATCGTTTGCCGCGCTGATCGTGGCGGCGGCCAACCGCGACGAACGCGTCTTTCCCGACCCGGAGCGCCTCGACCCTGCTCGCCCCAATACCGCCCGCCATCTGGCCTTTGCCAGCGGCCCGCATTACTGCTTGGGCGCGAGTCTGGCCCGCATGGAAGGCGAGCTGGTCTTCCGCACCCTGGCCGAGCGCTTCCCAGGTATGCAGGTGCCCGAGCAGCAGGTGCAGTATCGGCCCAATTTCGTGCTGCGCGGGCCACTGGCGCTGCGCGTTCAGCTCGGGGCACAGGGCTGAGAACCGAAACCCTGCTTCTCAACAGCACAGCCAGCCCCGCCCGCTTCATGGTGCGGGGCGGCTTCTGTTAAGGAAACAGGCCGACTCGCAGTCATCCTCCATTTGGCTTACCCCGCCTGTGCCGTTGACTGACGCCAACCGGAGAATTATTGATTACAGTATGGCTATGACGCTTCCTCATGATTCACAGAACGGCCCGACTCCGCCCGCACCGCGCCGCCCTGCTGGTCGCCGTTGGCTGATCGGAGG harbors:
- a CDS encoding tRNA (cytidine(34)-2'-O)-methyltransferase; this translates as MTEPAAPVPLLHVVLFEPEKAGNVGNIARTCAVLGAQLHLIRPFGFHLSDRELRRAGMDYLEGVTLHEYANWTAFQRTLAPGARVWAFSTHATDLHTRAGFVRGDYLLFGPESRGLPVWLRDALPKLKLPQPGGGRSLNLSVAAGVAAFEAGRQIEGW
- the ispF gene encoding 2-C-methyl-D-erythritol 2,4-cyclodiphosphate synthase; translation: MSSVRIGYGEDAHRLEAGRELWLGGLKVPDAPAGAVAHSDGDAVLHAVADALLSGLALGDIGQYFPDTDPAHAGLDSRVIVRRCLELVQQRGYLPQNVALVVTLDRPKLGPLRQQIAQSVAALLALDEGAVGVSFKTSEGLAPAHVQVRVTVLLAAHD
- a CDS encoding phosphoribosyltransferase family protein gives rise to the protein MNTFEVQVGSVKRVLPIVEVAPGVSIALFNMLGDTEVTEAAGAELARLLPADIDVLVTPEVKALSLAHVLSRESGKPYIVIRKTQKPYMVNPVAREVISITTGKPQLLVLDGMDVEKIRGKKVAIVDDVVSSGGTLASLRQIIEGVGGEVAAVVAVFTEGQERPEVTALGHLPLFK
- a CDS encoding glycoside hydrolase family 10 protein translates to MPRFRSRLLLTASCLLLSSAASQETAPAAPVPVQVPALPPESAPSQPVPSVPVQVAPTESAAADPAPSAAPNSKLRGLWMDAFGPGLKTPEQVQQAVDDAAALGVNALFVQAIRRADCLCRLGSVPPAADIAPNFDPLAQIIKLAHARGIRVLAWYSVTGAWNVTLPSAGKTQVFAQHGPDAGRTSWLARRSDGTWRDNSDAWLDPGIPGAADYMATSALNLVKHYDLDGLQLDRIRYPDGGDWGYSPVTLARYRSETGQKGTPAPGDVHWKTWKRDQVTALTRRIVLESRALKPGLLISAATIVYGDGPADRAAFQNTRTYAEVLQDWPGWMQEGLLDVNVMMNYKRDGVNGQEVWFDHWNAFADSVRLGDEEVAAGTAMYLNAPGVTAAQAARATVQGLGWVGYSYRTPTAGVYSTAQTQPQGFSALQSALTAPGAVLGQPLAWNMAAPVRHGVLGRVVGAVQVGGLRVSAYDAAGTLLATTATDANGYYGFTDLSQAGSGKVEIRALDQRWAQALGTGVTRFPNLLVRAVVRVGSGQ
- a CDS encoding cytochrome P450 yields the protein MTIASTPALEAAQALFSPQAITDPYPLYAQARALGRELGTDGLLHVPEWNITLVFSHEVASAVFRSPAALSGQGFAGESETAFPEAMRVLRPMMLFHNGPSHTRLRSLAQAAFTPRVVAQQRELVQTRLDRLLKAAADNPDFDAVEDLAVPLPVGVITEMLGLSGDDEAKFRQWSGSIAELLGGNNESTVMERVEADAIEMRRYFRGLADELRARPQPGLLSAMAGVEDGGERLSSDELLANAVLLLAAGHETTTNLIASGILTLARQPDAWAALKENPELAPGMTEELLRVTSPVQRTGRGLAQDLVVGGQTLRAGSFAALIVAAANRDERVFPDPERLDPARPNTARHLAFASGPHYCLGASLARMEGELVFRTLAERFPGMQVPEQQVQYRPNFVLRGPLALRVQLGAQG
- a CDS encoding glycerol-3-phosphate acyltransferase, whose protein sequence is MLFLSLVLIVLAFLVGSLPLGHWLLARLGLDTRMLSTYNLGVENVLRRVGPTSALLSAGLDASKGFLAVLMASSLGAVSAGSGYVTELCVLAGLAAYLGHLNPPRFLYGDTLPRGRGNLLLLGVMAGLSVAAGLSYWFTLLPLAIYAATLGLSGFVSLATLLGLLAFALLIALSPLGPAAKIAALGLLLAAAWRFKENIGRVLDGTEPRLGDDVPMQGKQADVVVAAFMIHPLTLADFWQTRRFAWMKGLVERGIISEATVRQLAESLRPMKVGELTGIQTQGGKQIRMYLLSSPLLPDVFRDNPALATRRAIEGARLAQELGASVFGLGAFWSVVGNKGLDVQAAVPTIAVTNGGAYTSGTIKAAIPGILKHFADTGRDLKQATAAVVGANGVVAFGIARTIAPQVARIIMVGRDLERLERSAGTLRRANPSTEIVTTTSYDSLRDAELIFTATSDPNPVIFPQHVKPGTWIFDEGRPADVDESVERIEGVRVIPGGVVRPPGNMKTRLDIKFGEGAVPACLAETLIIAATGEYERKSLGAQTLTENINFFVEQAEKLGFTVVD